One region of Mucilaginibacter gotjawali genomic DNA includes:
- the tamL gene encoding translocation and assembly module lipoprotein TamL: MARIRYLFVFIIVLISACSTTKYLAPGQKLYNGAQIKITDKNTSKSEAHAITEELEDLLRPKPNNKILGLRFKLYEYEKNKTNKKKGLKHFLMTKLGEPPVLLSSVDIVKNAGILQNRLQNEGYFLAQVSGDTASKKDHKIAEVIYSIQTGPAYHYRKITFPTENDDLDTAITGTSKQTYLKVGDKFNLDVIKNERIRIDARLKEEGFFYFAPEDLIMRYDSTIAGHQVDLFVKVKGETPDEARWIYSVRNIYVYPDYKLRDTALKMDSAVKYRWYNVIDPKKTFRPFTFKNSVLLHPGDIYNRTEHTNSLSRFIELGPFKFVKNRFEDVTPDSAKLDIYYFLTQQRRKSLQADIVARQTSANYNGTQIDVNFRNRNLFKGAELFTLKFFASQDIQFGSYNNGYNVYQYGVEPSISWPRFVGPFNFNSDNAYIPRTVLSAGYTIVNRSKLYSLNSYNASFGYQWKPNAHVQHQLDLEDVTYVNPRNVTKTYTDSIQKTRNPTLAHVINAQFTFGPSYSYTWTNTMETNKPNTLYYNGKASLSGNIYGLLTGADTPRRVSKLLGTTFNQYVKLENEIRFYHKLGLNSKLAARFMLDVGLAYGNSTVLPYSQQFFIGGSNSLRGFQAHSIGPGAYILPPALATGTGFLPDESGDIKIEANIEYRPKLFSIVEGALFIDAGNIWLLNSNKFLPGAAFGKSFLSQIAADAGVGLRFNFNVLVLRTDLGFPFLEPNPAIPVHFGQHGVFNLGIGYPF, from the coding sequence ATGGCAAGGATCAGATACCTGTTTGTTTTCATAATTGTACTTATCAGTGCCTGCAGTACTACAAAATACCTGGCGCCGGGCCAAAAACTGTATAACGGGGCGCAGATAAAAATCACTGACAAAAACACCAGTAAAAGCGAAGCACATGCCATCACCGAGGAATTAGAGGATTTGCTTCGGCCAAAACCCAATAATAAAATATTAGGCCTCAGGTTTAAGCTTTATGAATACGAAAAAAACAAAACCAATAAAAAAAAGGGGTTAAAACACTTCCTGATGACCAAGCTGGGCGAACCGCCAGTGTTATTAAGCAGTGTCGATATCGTTAAAAATGCCGGTATCCTGCAAAACCGCCTGCAAAATGAAGGGTACTTTTTGGCACAGGTATCCGGCGACACTGCAAGCAAAAAAGACCATAAAATTGCTGAAGTTATATATTCCATACAAACCGGCCCAGCGTATCACTACCGGAAAATAACCTTCCCGACCGAAAATGACGACCTGGATACCGCCATTACCGGCACATCCAAACAAACCTATTTAAAAGTTGGCGATAAATTCAACCTGGATGTGATCAAAAACGAAAGGATAAGGATTGACGCACGCTTAAAAGAAGAAGGCTTTTTCTATTTCGCGCCCGAGGACCTGATTATGCGTTACGACAGTACCATTGCGGGTCACCAGGTGGATCTGTTTGTGAAAGTGAAAGGCGAAACGCCCGATGAGGCCCGCTGGATTTACAGCGTACGAAACATTTACGTGTACCCCGATTACAAATTGCGGGATACCGCACTAAAAATGGATTCGGCCGTAAAATACCGCTGGTATAATGTTATCGACCCAAAGAAAACCTTCAGGCCCTTTACCTTCAAAAACAGTGTATTACTGCACCCCGGCGACATTTACAACCGCACGGAGCATACCAACTCGCTAAGCCGGTTTATTGAGCTGGGACCCTTTAAGTTTGTAAAAAACAGGTTCGAGGATGTAACCCCCGACTCAGCCAAGTTGGATATTTACTACTTTTTAACCCAGCAGCGTAGAAAATCATTACAGGCAGATATTGTTGCCCGGCAAACATCGGCGAATTACAACGGCACGCAAATCGATGTAAATTTCAGGAACAGGAATTTATTCAAGGGCGCCGAATTGTTTACCCTCAAATTTTTCGCCAGCCAGGATATCCAATTCGGGTCGTACAATAACGGCTACAATGTTTATCAATATGGTGTTGAGCCATCTATTTCATGGCCGCGGTTTGTAGGGCCGTTTAATTTTAATTCAGATAACGCTTATATCCCGCGCACAGTTTTGTCGGCAGGATATACCATTGTTAATCGCTCAAAATTATATTCATTAAATTCGTATAACGCTTCTTTCGGGTACCAATGGAAACCAAACGCGCACGTACAGCACCAGCTCGATCTGGAAGATGTTACTTACGTAAACCCCAGGAATGTAACAAAGACTTATACCGACAGCATTCAAAAAACCCGGAACCCTACCCTGGCGCACGTCATTAATGCACAGTTTACCTTCGGTCCATCGTACAGTTATACCTGGACCAATACCATGGAAACCAATAAGCCAAACACGCTTTATTATAACGGCAAGGCAAGTCTGTCTGGGAATATTTATGGCTTGCTCACAGGCGCTGATACCCCACGACGAGTAAGCAAATTATTGGGTACTACATTTAACCAGTATGTAAAATTAGAAAACGAGATAAGGTTTTATCATAAACTGGGGCTTAACAGTAAACTGGCTGCCCGTTTTATGCTGGATGTAGGTTTGGCCTACGGCAATTCAACCGTACTACCCTATTCGCAGCAGTTTTTTATTGGCGGATCGAATAGTTTACGTGGGTTCCAGGCGCATTCCATCGGGCCGGGCGCTTATATCTTACCGCCAGCCCTGGCAACGGGAACAGGCTTTCTGCCGGATGAATCAGGGGATATAAAAATTGAAGCCAATATTGAGTATCGCCCAAAATTATTCAGCATAGTTGAGGGCGCGCTGTTTATAGATGCCGGAAATATCTGGCTGTTAAACAGTAATAAATTTTTACCAGGCGCAGCCTTTGGTAAAAGTTTCCTGAGCCAGATAGCTGCTGATGCCGGTGTTGGCCTGCGGTTTAATTTCAATGTATTGGTTTTGCGCACCGATCTGGGTTTTCCATTTCTGGAGCCTAACCCCGCCATACCTGTTCACTTTGGGCAGCATGGTGTATTTAACCTCGGTATAGGCTATCCGTTTTAG
- a CDS encoding PAS domain-containing protein produces MEQGQKNRTIIITSLLTIVAGIVVMAGWIYDIPALETMIHGFVAMSFNSALCLVLFACALLITQYPPGKHSNLIFFILSLLGTLIGLVTLSQDLFHYNSGLDQLFVTDKTRPSYDFPYPGRMAFNASICFTLLGLGFIALIPKKRIFNLLSQTFFHLVTILSATALIGYLYGVSFFRVVLYRTSMATHTAVLFFILSIAASLLNPEIGITQLFTGKRVGNQMARRLFTLMILMIIVFGSLTNQTHRFQAFSSLDIGVSVLAVCFLLVSLLLIWNTANWLNKVDKQRSKAEEEVKWMNLELEKIVEERTAEFQKSEEKYHSLIEQASDAIYVLDFRGNFADVNASMCKMMGYTCEELLHMQIEMIIDPEELKHDPIPARIKHAAQSTIRERRFIRKDRSVFTAEVNVKKFADDRTMVIARDITGRKKMETELREAELKFRTIADKSIVGVYIVQRGKFVYINPRFAEVFGYEPEELIGTFSVETIIHESYRQTVTENVRLRVEGDVESVHYEALGLRKDGTTNWVEFYGTRTILGNEITIIGSLIDITERKKTEEELKTSEQKYKLLFESNPSPMWMIAKDDLSIIAVNDAAARLYGYSKEELLCMNVSAFRTKDDLESLPERYRRDTEGYVEPLVIKHIKKNGTTMFVEIIAYDIVFEGRPVRLSLTNDITDRKNAEENLKKAYERIQSHIESIKDMAWKQSHLIRSPLANLKGLTSLLKEDPLETTIFDHIQTELNRMDTILIEMADEASDHDFDD; encoded by the coding sequence ATGGAGCAAGGACAAAAAAATAGAACAATTATTATTACCAGCCTGCTTACTATAGTTGCGGGGATCGTAGTAATGGCAGGCTGGATATACGATATTCCGGCACTTGAAACCATGATACACGGCTTTGTAGCCATGAGTTTTAACAGCGCTCTTTGCCTGGTTTTATTTGCGTGCGCGCTATTGATTACACAATACCCCCCTGGAAAACACAGCAATTTAATATTTTTTATATTATCGCTGCTGGGTACGTTAATCGGCCTGGTTACCCTATCACAGGACCTGTTTCATTATAATTCCGGCCTCGATCAGCTATTTGTAACTGATAAAACCAGGCCATCCTATGATTTTCCATATCCGGGCCGGATGGCATTTAATGCTTCTATCTGTTTTACTTTGCTTGGGCTGGGTTTTATTGCTCTCATCCCCAAAAAACGAATATTTAACCTGTTATCGCAAACGTTCTTTCACCTGGTTACTATTCTGTCGGCCACTGCGCTGATAGGTTATTTGTACGGCGTTTCATTTTTTCGGGTCGTTTTGTACAGAACATCAATGGCCACACATACCGCTGTTCTTTTTTTTATTTTGTCAATAGCGGCTTCGCTTTTAAACCCCGAAATCGGTATAACACAACTGTTTACCGGCAAACGGGTTGGTAACCAAATGGCCCGGAGGCTGTTTACTTTAATGATATTGATGATCATCGTTTTCGGATCATTAACGAACCAAACACACCGTTTCCAGGCATTCTCATCACTGGATATAGGGGTTTCTGTCCTTGCCGTTTGTTTCCTGCTGGTTAGCCTTTTGCTGATCTGGAATACAGCCAATTGGTTAAATAAGGTCGACAAACAACGCTCAAAAGCGGAAGAGGAAGTGAAATGGATGAATCTTGAACTTGAAAAAATAGTGGAAGAAAGAACTGCTGAGTTTCAGAAAAGTGAAGAGAAATACCACTCGTTGATAGAGCAGGCCTCTGATGCCATTTACGTGCTTGATTTTAGGGGAAATTTCGCCGATGTAAACGCCAGTATGTGCAAAATGATGGGGTATACCTGCGAGGAATTATTACATATGCAGATCGAAATGATCATTGATCCGGAAGAATTAAAGCACGACCCTATTCCTGCCCGGATAAAGCACGCTGCCCAATCAACCATCCGCGAAAGACGTTTTATCCGCAAGGACAGATCTGTGTTTACAGCAGAGGTGAATGTGAAGAAGTTTGCCGATGACCGCACCATGGTTATCGCCCGTGACATTACCGGCCGTAAGAAAATGGAAACAGAACTCAGGGAAGCGGAACTTAAATTCCGGACAATAGCTGACAAATCAATTGTAGGGGTTTATATTGTCCAACGTGGTAAGTTTGTCTATATAAACCCCCGCTTTGCCGAAGTTTTTGGTTATGAGCCGGAAGAATTGATCGGTACATTCTCAGTTGAAACGATTATTCACGAAAGCTATCGTCAAACGGTTACCGAAAATGTACGGCTCCGGGTAGAAGGTGATGTTGAAAGTGTACATTATGAGGCATTGGGCTTGAGAAAAGATGGCACCACCAACTGGGTTGAATTTTATGGCACCCGAACAATATTAGGGAATGAAATTACCATTATCGGCTCATTGATTGATATAACTGAGCGTAAAAAGACCGAAGAGGAATTAAAAACCTCCGAACAAAAATACAAACTGCTTTTTGAAAGCAACCCCTCCCCCATGTGGATGATTGCCAAAGACGACCTGTCCATAATCGCGGTTAATGATGCTGCTGCAAGATTATACGGTTATTCAAAAGAGGAGCTTTTGTGTATGAATGTTTCGGCCTTCAGAACAAAGGACGACCTCGAAAGCCTGCCTGAACGTTATCGCCGCGACACCGAGGGTTATGTAGAGCCGCTGGTGATAAAACATATCAAAAAAAACGGCACCACAATGTTTGTGGAGATTATAGCTTACGATATTGTATTTGAGGGGCGGCCGGTACGGCTTTCACTAACCAATGATATTACGGACAGGAAAAATGCCGAAGAAAATTTAAAAAAAGCCTATGAGCGGATCCAAAGCCATATTGAAAGTATTAAAGATATGGCCTGGAAACAATCGCACCTGATACGAAGCCCGCTGGCTAATTTAAAAGGACTTACTTCCCTGCTAAAGGAAGACCCATTGGAAACAACGATATTTGACCACATACAAACTGAACTTAACAGAATGGATACTATCCTCATCGAAATGGCAGATGAGGCATCCGATCATGATTTTGATGATTGA
- a CDS encoding aspartyl protease family protein, producing MKNNNKKSAVTGGASANAGITAVIPLRIIDLQQDGFHPLVNITLFGKPFILVLDTGASKTAFDEILLLQAHEHAVLTTSDKLSTGLGTNTMISSTAVINDLYIGSFLVETFEVAVLDLSTINIAYSQLGHPEVLGVLGGDILMKYKAVIDYGEGELRLKPE from the coding sequence ATGAAGAATAACAATAAAAAAAGCGCCGTTACCGGTGGAGCGTCAGCGAATGCCGGGATAACGGCGGTTATCCCGCTGCGAATCATCGACCTTCAGCAGGATGGCTTTCATCCCCTGGTTAATATTACACTATTCGGTAAACCATTTATACTGGTACTTGATACCGGTGCATCCAAAACGGCATTTGATGAAATCCTGCTGCTGCAGGCGCATGAACATGCAGTTTTAACCACCAGCGACAAGCTTTCAACCGGCTTAGGGACAAATACGATGATTTCTTCAACCGCGGTGATCAATGATCTTTATATCGGCAGTTTTTTGGTTGAGACTTTTGAGGTCGCTGTTTTAGATCTATCCACCATCAACATTGCCTATAGCCAATTAGGCCATCCCGAAGTTTTAGGGGTGCTTGGCGGAGATATTTTAATGAAATATAAAGCGGTAATTGATTATGGGGAGGGAGAACTTCGGCTCAAGCCGGAATAA
- the gyrB gene encoding DNA topoisomerase (ATP-hydrolyzing) subunit B, which translates to MSEENQDKSNYSADNIQVLEGLEAVRKRPSMYIGDTGSKGLHHLVYEVVDNSIDEALAGHCDTIKVIIQKDNSILVSDNGRGIPTAIHTKEKRSALEVVMTVLHAGGKFDKDTYKVSGGLHGVGVSCVNALSIHLIALVYRDGKIWTQEYEKGKPLYDVKIIGDTDKRGTTIIFKPDAEIFSLTTEYKYETLAARLRELAFLNKGIRLNLTDERETNEDGTHTTEEFYSEGGLREFVKYLDGTRASLIPEPIYIDGNKQGIPVELALQYNDTYTENVHSYVNNINTIEGGTHVAGFRRGLTRTLKAYADKSGLLKNMKIEITGDDFREGLTAVISVKVAEPQFEGQTKTKLGNNEVMGAVDMAVGEILGNYLEENPREARMIVNKVILAATARAAARKAREMVQRKNVMSGSGLPGKLSDCANSDPALCELYLVEGDSAGGTAKQGRDREFQAILPLRGKILNVEKAMEHKIYENEEIKNMFTGLGVSIGTPEDDKALNISKLRYHKIVIMTDADVDGSHITTLILTFFFRYMKELIEYGYVYVASPPLYQVKKGKEFEYCWTEEQRDAAVQRLKGAGKEDSVHIQRYKGLGEMNAEQLWDTTMNPRTRTLKRASIDNAAECDHTFSMLMGDEVAPRREFIEKNAKYARIDT; encoded by the coding sequence ATGAGCGAAGAAAATCAGGACAAATCAAATTACTCGGCAGATAATATACAAGTTTTAGAGGGTTTAGAGGCGGTGCGAAAACGCCCTTCCATGTACATCGGGGATACGGGTTCAAAAGGTCTCCATCACCTGGTGTATGAAGTAGTAGATAACTCCATTGACGAGGCGCTTGCCGGTCATTGCGACACCATAAAAGTTATCATACAGAAAGACAATTCAATTCTGGTTTCCGATAACGGCCGTGGTATTCCAACCGCCATTCACACCAAAGAGAAGCGCTCGGCATTGGAAGTGGTTATGACCGTTTTGCATGCCGGCGGTAAATTCGATAAGGATACCTACAAGGTTTCCGGCGGGTTGCACGGGGTGGGTGTTAGTTGCGTAAACGCACTTTCTATCCATTTAATTGCCCTTGTTTACAGGGATGGTAAAATATGGACCCAGGAATATGAAAAAGGGAAGCCTTTATATGATGTAAAAATCATCGGCGATACCGATAAAAGAGGTACTACGATCATATTTAAGCCCGACGCGGAAATATTTTCGCTTACTACAGAGTATAAATACGAAACGCTTGCCGCACGTTTACGCGAACTTGCATTTTTAAATAAAGGTATCCGCCTTAATTTAACTGATGAAAGGGAAACCAACGAAGATGGAACCCACACTACAGAGGAATTTTATTCAGAAGGCGGGTTACGCGAGTTTGTTAAATACCTTGACGGTACCAGGGCTAGCCTGATACCCGAACCAATTTATATTGACGGCAATAAACAGGGGATCCCTGTTGAGCTGGCGTTGCAGTATAATGATACCTATACAGAAAATGTACATTCGTATGTAAACAACATCAATACGATTGAAGGTGGTACCCACGTTGCAGGTTTTCGCAGAGGGTTGACACGAACATTGAAGGCGTACGCAGATAAATCGGGTTTGCTTAAAAACATGAAGATTGAAATTACAGGTGATGATTTCCGCGAGGGGTTAACCGCTGTAATATCGGTAAAAGTGGCCGAGCCGCAATTTGAGGGCCAGACAAAAACCAAACTGGGTAATAACGAGGTAATGGGTGCCGTAGATATGGCAGTGGGCGAAATACTCGGCAATTATCTTGAAGAAAACCCGCGCGAAGCGCGCATGATCGTCAACAAGGTAATTCTTGCAGCTACGGCCCGCGCTGCGGCACGCAAGGCCCGCGAGATGGTTCAGCGTAAAAATGTAATGAGCGGATCGGGATTGCCGGGTAAGCTCTCGGATTGCGCGAATTCTGATCCTGCGCTTTGCGAGTTATACCTTGTGGAAGGGGATTCGGCGGGAGGTACTGCCAAGCAGGGCCGCGATCGCGAATTCCAGGCTATTTTACCTTTGAGGGGTAAAATTTTGAACGTCGAAAAAGCGATGGAGCACAAGATTTATGAGAACGAGGAAATAAAAAATATGTTCACCGGCCTCGGGGTAAGTATTGGCACACCCGAGGATGATAAGGCTTTAAACATCAGCAAACTGCGGTATCATAAAATTGTGATCATGACGGATGCTGACGTTGACGGTTCGCACATTACCACCCTGATATTAACTTTCTTTTTCCGTTACATGAAAGAGTTAATTGAATATGGGTACGTTTATGTGGCTTCGCCGCCCTTATACCAGGTAAAAAAAGGTAAGGAGTTTGAATATTGCTGGACAGAAGAACAGCGCGATGCGGCAGTACAACGCCTTAAAGGTGCCGGGAAAGAAGACAGCGTGCATATACAGCGCTATAAAGGTTTGGGCGAAATGAATGCAGAGCAGTTATGGGATACCACTATGAACCCACGCACCCGCACTTTAAAACGCGCCAGCATTGATAATGCAGCCGAATGTGACCACACTTTCTCAATGCTGATGGGCGATGAAGTTGCCCCGCGCCGCGAGTTTATTGAGAAGAATGCCAAATACGCAAGGATAGACACCTAG
- a CDS encoding OmpH family outer membrane protein, translating to MKTQATFLTKIATGLLLATTIIACNKPKSDDKPAVAAPNNKETIVFINQDTLLSKYNYAKDVTKTMQDKGKAAQSDLASRGQAFQREVADYQKSASTMPADQRQTTEQNLQRKQQDLQAYQQNATAQFQTEQANEGNKVYDKIADFVKGYAKEKGYKLVLTYSKANPTVIYGDAGLDVTADVIKRLNDAYTKDKK from the coding sequence ATGAAAACTCAAGCTACTTTTCTTACAAAAATTGCAACCGGCCTGTTGCTTGCAACAACAATAATTGCCTGCAATAAACCAAAATCTGACGACAAACCGGCTGTTGCCGCACCTAACAATAAAGAGACCATCGTATTTATAAACCAGGACACTTTATTAAGCAAGTATAATTATGCTAAGGACGTAACCAAGACCATGCAGGATAAGGGCAAAGCTGCGCAAAGCGACCTTGCATCCCGCGGTCAGGCTTTTCAGCGCGAAGTGGCTGATTATCAAAAAAGCGCGTCAACCATGCCCGCCGACCAAAGACAAACAACTGAACAAAACCTGCAGCGGAAGCAACAGGATTTGCAGGCTTACCAGCAAAATGCTACTGCCCAGTTTCAAACAGAACAAGCAAACGAAGGCAATAAGGTATATGATAAAATTGCTGACTTTGTTAAAGGATATGCCAAAGAAAAAGGCTATAAACTGGTATTAACTTATTCAAAAGCTAACCCAACTGTTATATATGGTGATGCAGGACTGGATGTTACCGCTGATGTAATAAAAAGGCTTAACGATGCTTACACCAAAGACAAGAAATAA
- a CDS encoding nucleoside deaminase has protein sequence MEKEAIEKFMRMAIALSEQNVKQNLGGPFGAVVVKDGKAIAASANRVISETDPTAHAEVSAIRLACKELNTIDLSGCEIYTSCEPCPMCLGAIYWARIEKIYYANTQADAARIGFDDQLIYRELSCDMAERKLAFEQVLRNEGLAVFKLWETSAFKKQY, from the coding sequence ATGGAAAAAGAGGCAATTGAAAAATTTATGAGGATGGCCATAGCGCTGTCTGAACAAAACGTTAAACAAAACCTTGGCGGGCCTTTTGGTGCGGTTGTTGTTAAAGATGGTAAAGCTATTGCGGCCAGTGCCAACAGGGTAATTTCGGAGACCGACCCCACTGCCCATGCAGAAGTATCGGCTATTAGGTTGGCTTGCAAAGAATTGAACACGATTGACCTTAGCGGTTGCGAAATTTATACCAGTTGCGAACCATGCCCCATGTGCCTTGGGGCGATTTACTGGGCACGGATTGAAAAAATATATTATGCCAACACCCAGGCAGATGCAGCCCGCATTGGCTTTGATGACCAACTCATTTACCGGGAACTTAGTTGTGATATGGCCGAAAGGAAACTCGCGTTTGAACAGGTGCTGCGCAATGAAGGGCTTGCCGTATTTAAACTATGGGAAACATCGGCTTTTAAAAAACAATACTAA
- a CDS encoding undecaprenyl-phosphate glucose phosphotransferase — protein sequence MINRHTTFFKALNLAIDYIILNISMISIYFIEDGASIYFGNNRRYLPIVLVFNLIWLLAANISGLYEQVLNKDSIKTYRVVIRTYIIFVSLICFTILILIGTEAYFITRQYLFYSLALFGFLLGLWKLIFLLIRRADWKSMVDTRDVIIIGAGRIGYDLFHFFEHNPDKGYKTLGFFDDNPKNVKEGQLYLGGTEDCIDYVIKNKVDEIFCTLPVSEAKTIEKLMLDADKNLIRFKSVPEYYDYSKKTTIIQSLGHIPVISFRTEPLESLLNRSIKRLFDCVFALFVILFVFSWLFPILAILIKLESKGPVFFTQVRSGRDNHPFKCYKFRSMKVNNDSDHKQASRDDNRITRIGAFLRRTSLDELPQFFNVLKGNMSVVGPRPHMIKHTKQYSQLIDRFMVRHFLKPGITGWAQVQGLRGETKTVDAMLKRVEADVWYLENWSFLLDLRIIMLTVWNSLKGDENAF from the coding sequence ATGATAAATCGGCATACTACATTTTTTAAAGCGTTAAACCTCGCTATTGATTATATCATCTTAAATATAAGCATGATATCTATCTACTTTATTGAGGATGGGGCAAGCATATATTTTGGCAATAACAGGAGGTATCTTCCCATTGTGCTGGTGTTTAATTTAATATGGTTACTTGCAGCAAATATATCCGGCCTTTATGAGCAGGTACTCAATAAGGATTCCATAAAAACCTACAGGGTAGTTATCAGAACTTATATCATTTTTGTAAGCCTCATTTGTTTTACAATTTTGATACTGATAGGTACAGAGGCCTATTTTATTACCCGCCAGTATTTGTTTTATTCACTTGCTCTTTTTGGCTTTTTGCTTGGTTTATGGAAGCTCATTTTTCTTTTGATCAGGCGGGCCGATTGGAAGTCGATGGTTGATACCAGGGATGTTATTATTATTGGAGCGGGAAGAATTGGGTACGACCTGTTTCATTTTTTTGAACATAATCCTGATAAAGGGTACAAAACACTTGGTTTTTTTGATGATAATCCCAAAAATGTAAAAGAAGGTCAGCTATACCTGGGAGGAACTGAAGATTGTATAGACTACGTTATCAAAAATAAGGTAGATGAGATATTTTGCACCTTACCGGTTTCGGAAGCGAAGACAATAGAGAAGCTGATGCTTGACGCTGACAAAAACCTGATCAGGTTTAAATCAGTGCCTGAGTATTACGATTACTCCAAAAAAACGACCATTATTCAAAGTTTAGGGCATATCCCGGTTATTTCTTTCAGAACGGAGCCGCTTGAAAGCTTGCTGAACAGATCAATAAAAAGGTTGTTTGACTGCGTTTTTGCGTTGTTTGTCATTCTTTTTGTCTTCAGCTGGCTTTTCCCGATATTGGCTATCCTGATCAAGCTTGAATCAAAAGGCCCGGTGTTTTTCACTCAAGTGCGTTCGGGCCGAGACAATCATCCGTTTAAATGCTATAAATTCCGAAGTATGAAGGTAAACAACGATTCGGATCATAAGCAAGCATCACGGGACGATAACAGAATTACCCGGATCGGAGCCTTTTTAAGGCGTACAAGTCTTGATGAACTCCCCCAGTTTTTTAATGTTTTAAAGGGAAATATGTCGGTAGTAGGGCCCCGGCCACATATGATCAAGCATACCAAGCAATATTCGCAATTGATCGACAGGTTTATGGTAAGACATTTTTTGAAACCGGGTATTACCGGCTGGGCGCAGGTTCAGGGGTTGAGGGGCGAAACAAAAACAGTTGACGCCATGCTGAAGCGCGTTGAAGCCGACGTATGGTACCTGGAAAACTGGTCGTTCTTGCTCGATCTCCGGATTATCATGCTAACCGTATGGAATTCCCTTAAGGGTGATGAAAACGCATTTTAG
- a CDS encoding RNA-binding S4 domain-containing protein: protein MPEKEKLRIDKYLWAIRAFKTRTLATDACKAGRVKLDGQNVKPSREVKINEVYHVAKGPDRRVLKVTGLLENRVDAKTAVNFYEDITPMEETQAFKSMFHAPILKRDRGAGRPTKRDRREIDELKDDFFN, encoded by the coding sequence ATGCCTGAAAAAGAAAAATTACGGATAGATAAATACTTATGGGCCATTAGGGCCTTTAAAACACGTACACTGGCTACTGATGCCTGTAAAGCAGGCCGTGTAAAATTAGACGGGCAAAATGTAAAGCCATCCCGTGAGGTGAAAATAAACGAAGTGTACCATGTTGCCAAAGGCCCCGACCGCCGGGTACTGAAGGTTACCGGTTTGCTTGAAAATCGCGTGGATGCCAAAACGGCCGTTAATTTTTATGAAGATATTACCCCGATGGAAGAAACGCAGGCCTTTAAATCGATGTTTCATGCGCCGATTTTAAAACGGGACAGGGGAGCCGGGCGGCCGACCAAAAGGGATAGAAGAGAAATAGATGAATTGAAAGACGATTTTTTTAACTAA
- a CDS encoding 2,3,4,5-tetrahydropyridine-2,6-dicarboxylate N-succinyltransferase gives MQNLKKLIEAAWEDRTLLQYTEYVNAIDTVIEKLDKGEFRVAELIGTRWHTNDWIKKAVILYFPTRHMETIEVGPFVFHDKMKLKTDYAQTGVRVVPHAIARYGAHLAKGVIMMPSYVNIGAYVDEGTMVDTWATVGSCAQIGKHVHLSGGVGIGGVLEPVQAAPVIIEDNCFLGSRAIVVEGVHLEREVVLGANVVLTASTKIIDVTQEKPVEYKGHVPARSVVIPGSYTKKFPAGDYQVPCALIIGQRKESTDKKTSLNDALRENNVSV, from the coding sequence ATGCAAAACCTGAAAAAATTAATTGAAGCAGCCTGGGAAGACCGTACCCTTTTGCAATACACCGAATATGTAAATGCCATTGATACCGTTATTGAAAAACTGGATAAGGGCGAGTTCCGCGTTGCCGAACTGATCGGCACACGCTGGCACACAAACGACTGGATAAAAAAAGCGGTGATCCTGTATTTCCCTACCAGGCACATGGAAACCATCGAAGTAGGTCCTTTTGTTTTTCATGACAAGATGAAACTGAAAACCGATTACGCGCAAACCGGTGTGCGCGTGGTACCGCATGCTATTGCCCGTTATGGTGCACATTTAGCAAAAGGCGTTATTATGATGCCATCGTACGTAAACATTGGCGCTTATGTTGATGAAGGCACCATGGTTGACACCTGGGCCACCGTTGGATCATGCGCGCAGATAGGTAAACACGTGCATTTGAGCGGCGGTGTTGGTATTGGCGGCGTATTGGAACCTGTGCAGGCTGCACCGGTTATTATTGAAGACAATTGCTTCCTGGGTTCCAGAGCCATCGTAGTAGAGGGGGTTCACCTGGAGCGTGAAGTGGTTTTAGGCGCAAACGTAGTATTAACAGCTTCTACTAAAATTATTGACGTTACCCAGGAAAAACCTGTTGAATATAAAGGCCATGTTCCTGCCCGTTCGGTAGTGATCCCCGGTTCATACACTAAAAAATTCCCTGCTGGTGATTACCAGGTTCCCTGTGCGCTCATCATCGGTCAGCGCAAAGAATCAACAGATAAAAAAACGTCCCTGAATGATGCATTGAGGGAAAATAACGTTTCGGTTTAG